GCACCGGGCGGAGGGGAGAACCCATACTGCTGCTCGATCAGGATCGAGCGCGTTGGGACTACGTGCTCATTGGGCGCGGACTTGCCGCGCTCGAGCGAGCGGAGATTCTGGGCGGCAGGCTCGGGCCGTATGGATTGCAGGCGGCGATCGCCGCCTGTCACGCGCGAGCCAGAAAGGCGGACGAAACCGATTGGGAACGGATCGCATCCCTGTACGATGAGCTTCTGAGGCTCACTCCATCGCCTGTGATCGAGCTCAACCGGGCGATGGCGGTGGCGATGGCGTTCGGCCCGGCGGCGGGACTCGAGCTCGTGGAGCCGCTCGAGTCGGAGCCCTCACTCAGGAAATACCATTTACTGCCCAGCGTGCGGGGAGATCTCCTGTCGAAGCTCGGGAGGCTGGATGAGGCGCGCAAGGAATTCGAGCGCGCTGCATCGCTCACGCGAAATGAGCGTAAGCGTGAGCTTCTGCTCGAGAGGGCGCGTGCGTGCGGCTTGGCGGATGTTCCCGCCGCATGAGCAACAACGGGCAGAATGGCGATTCGGACCTCGATGCCGATTTTCCTCTCGGAGATGGCACCGTGGATACGACGGCCGATGTCGTCTGTCCTTACTGCGGCGAGACTGTGACGATCGCCGTCGATCCCGGCGGCGGCCCCGTGCAGGAGTACGTCGAGGACTGCGAGGTCTGCTGTAATCCATGGGCGGTGAAGGTGCGGTTCGTCGATGGAGTGCCGGAGGTTCTTATCGC
This portion of the Gemmatimonadaceae bacterium genome encodes:
- a CDS encoding CPXCG motif-containing cysteine-rich protein, producing MSNNGQNGDSDLDADFPLGDGTVDTTADVVCPYCGETVTIAVDPGGGPVQEYVEDCEVCCNPWAVKVRFVDGVPEVLIAPVDE